DNA sequence from the Pseudomonadota bacterium genome:
GAAAACCTCCATTCCAAGTTTTATAATTTCGGCAAGTTGAATAATGTTTTCCGATACCACGGGATTTAATTTTTTATTGTCATCGTACCTCTGGAACGTTCTCAAAGAAATGGCTCCAATATCAGCCAACCGTCTCTGGTTGAGTGACAAAAACCTGCCGACATGGATTAATGCCGCTTTGGTTAATCCTTTCTGGCTTGCATTGATAATATCAAGCGGATTTTCTATGCGCAAGCTTGCTAATTCATCACCTAGCAGTGTGGCAATTTGTGTGGACATGACAACCTCCTGAAATCATCTGTTCTCATGTACAAAATCTAACGCCAATTGGCGTTAATATCAAGTCATATGGCAAATTCCGGTGTTATTCAGCCATTTTTCGACTAAACGCCATCCTGGCAAAGCCGGGCTATGAGGCTTCGAATAATAAATTGAAATTATTTCACGCTCAGTTTGTACAAACTATTGGGTCCATCCCAGTCAATAGTTTTCAATAAAGGTGCTGAATCAATGTCGGCAGGCACAGTACTACTTGAGGCTAATCTTAATCTGGTTCGCGGTACGGGAAACAACAATGTTATCTTCACGGGCCAGCCAGCCGATGGCCGCGTAGAGCGCGAACGGCGTCAAATCGACAGCTTTTTTCAGCGCCCCAGTGGTCATTGTTCCTTCAGTTTCCAACTGTTTCCAAACCTTGCCGGCATCCAGACCAATTTGATTTTTCATACTTTTTTCTCCTTTAGGGCCCAGGGGGATCAGGGCTTAGTTCATTTGTTTAAATCT
Encoded proteins:
- a CDS encoding antitoxin Xre/MbcA/ParS toxin-binding domain-containing protein, with the protein product MSTQIATLLGDELASLRIENPLDIINASQKGLTKAALIHVGRFLSLNQRRLADIGAISLRTFQRYDDNKKLNPVVSENIIQLAEIIKLGMEVFNDRDTFLKWLTEPNKVLRKKTPIELLKFRTGCDLVRNLMGQIQHGIVA
- a CDS encoding winged helix-turn-helix domain-containing protein, producing MKNQIGLDAGKVWKQLETEGTMTTGALKKAVDLTPFALYAAIGWLAREDNIVVSRTANQIKISLK